Sequence from the Megalops cyprinoides isolate fMegCyp1 chromosome 9, fMegCyp1.pri, whole genome shotgun sequence genome:
GCAGTGATTTACCTTATATTGTGGCACATGTGAATGCTAACGACAAGTGCACCTGCCAGTGTGTGCGATTTTAGCAAACTGCTGTCGATAACGGCTGATGGACTCGTGCGTAGTTCGTTGGCAGTGTGTCAAAAAGATATTCTGCAAaacttaaattatttattttcgtCTGTCTACAGCCAATAAGTTGGAAAGTATTCACGATGCGGCAATGTCATCTTAAGGCCGATGAATTAAAGGATTTATCATTATTGTCAATAACAATCTTTCCAATCTTCCAGGAAGGTCCAGAAAGCcgaattcattgtttttttgtcttataTGTTCTGTTGACGGGGTTAAACAGATGAACGGtcatctgtatgtttgtgtagcATCTTACTGCTGGGCAGGATGCTCTCCGGGCCATTGCATGGTTGTTGATGGGGTGGATTTTTTGGGGATCTGCCTTGTGTGGTTCTGTTTCATGGAGTGAGTTTTGACAACAGGGTCGCTCCGTATCTTGTTAACCAATATCTAATCCTCTGTTGTCTCAGATTCACTTCAGATTGTTAGTAGACATCCCGCGTGTATTCTTATGAAAAAATCTGAAGTTGTGACTGTTTTCCCCTATACCCATACATCAGATCGAGCACAGTAATGCACCCCAAATATTGGTTTATTGGAGATGAAATGACTCATCCCCAGTCTtcatcctttcatttttaataagcaTTTCCTTTACACCTTTCCCCTGTCTGACCCTTTTTGGAGTCACCAGTTGTACGTCTCACTTGCCTCTGCACAACATCCTCTCTAGAGACGCAGGGGTGTTGAAGTACAGCGAATTCAGCCCTCCGGTGCATTCGCGTGTAGAGCGTGCAGCAGCTGCTCTTTGCAGTACACGTCACACACTGCACCGAAGAGGAGCAAACGAGAGGGATAGGCGCAACTCCACCGATGTCGTCCAGGTAACTCGCAGGTGCTTCGGAGTCGATAGGGGGTGTTAACGAGTGGGGACACGCGGCGTTGTGGCCCATGTAGCCTACTCCAGCCCTGGCGGATGAAGTCGTTGTGACTGCAGACCTTTGTCTTCTGGTGACGCAACCCGTCTCCGTCAAGGTGCTGTGCTGTATCGGCCAGCCAGCGCGTGAAGAAGGTGGCTTAAAAGGGAGCCTCAGAGGCTGTTAAAGGCCTAGTTCAGGGAGCTGTGTCCTCTCACTGCACCGCCGGCATTGCTGCGTGCGTATGACTCATGGTTCATGTCTTTTACGCTCCTATTCCTGATCCTGGATGGATCTGCGCATCTGCGTCAGGAGCCTTGCCTGGACTGGTTTGGCACGTGTGTGAGTACAGGAGCAATGGCCCAGGCTCACCCTGGTGAGATGTGGCTTATGCCAGGCCCATTGAGCTCATTTTTGAGCCTCATTGGTTAGAACCCATCATTCTTGAGCCTCATTGGTTAGAAGCCACCTCTGCTCTCGGCATGATGTTGTGTGGCCCTCCAGACATCTGAAGCTGAGAACAGCGTCAACAGGGCAGAAAAGGAAAGTTATTACGAAGTTTTAAGTCTTAGGGTACAGGCTTAGGGGCAGATTTCTGTGATCTTAGCACTTGTACTTTCCTTCTTTAGAAATGTTGAGAGGCAGGTCATTGTGGTCCGTACCATCTGTGCaagcatgtgcatgcatacttttgtgtatatgtattgtCTGTCCACCTCTTATGAATGCTGCCTTTCCACTGTAGGTATTAGGATGTGTCGCCTTTCCCCTCTACGAGGGTCCCTGTTTGTCCGTGTTTCAGCCTTTGAttgcgtgtgtgcgtacataAATTGTCTCCCCTTCCTCTCAGTGCGCTTGTGTCTGTGGGGATGAGAAGGTGCAGTTGTGGTGTTGTGTAACTGGCAAGGTAACATGGTGTGGGTGATCCAGGGCATGCTGACAGGGGGCTGCACTGGTTCGGGCAGGGCACTGTGCAGTCCTGCCTCAGGGGAGAAGGATTCAGAGAAGGGACAGCTTCATATCCCAGGTGAagcacagctgctgttgtgttaaGCTGTCTAACCTGCAATAACTGGGAAATCTCCAGGTGGATATGTGCTGTGATATATAAGTATGTAAAATAGACGTTAATCTATATAGGAGAGTTTTGATAAGGACATTTGTTAACCTAATTGAATGCAGTCTTGCAAAAATGTAGAATGTccatcatttgtttttaatcatgaaTATTTGTAGCACTGTTGTACATTTGCGAAAGCTTGTGTtggttaaaaaacaaatttttactCACATATACTCCATAATTATTCTTTTGGAAGCTTAGATGTGATGGCTGGACGGCACCTCCTGTGTTTATGGGAAAAGGAAGGTGGTGTCTTTGCTCCATATGCATCTGGTCTTATCGCTCCATCACTTTGTTAAATTGTAATGGATGTGGCGGGGTCAGGAGGAGTGGGCATATCGTATGGAGTGGCCGTCTTGCCCGCCTGACAGGCATACACATGTCAGGGCATTTTATCGGCAGCATGTTCTGACTCTCCTGTATAAGTGGAGTGGTGAGTGCAAGAGGTGGTTTACTGTGGCCAAGCAGAGATGCATGCTCTGATCTGTTATCCCAGAACAACGGTAACCCTTGACGaccatcctcctcctcccctttgGCTAatctgtccctttctctgttctctcttcTATGGAGGTGGTATTCCGTATTCCTTTCTTCTCTACCAGTCAGTTTAATCCTAGTCAATGTAGCCGATTTCAGGTGGTCACAGTTGTGCGTTGTGTCAGTCTTCTTGTTAGGTTTACAAGTAGTAGATTTACAAAGGTTCATACAAGGTGGTTTGTCAGAATTATTGTAGTGGTGTCTGAACTTCTGCATGCTACTCTGATAGCGAGGCTTGGGCTGTGGATAACGAGACttattgtgtgcgtgtgtgtgtgcgtgtgtgtgcgtctctctctctctcttcccccccacAGGTGTCATAAGGCATTTTTGCTGCTGACGCCGGcctgaccccctcccccaggtcCCCCTCCCTACGCCCCTGTCCCAGTATGAACGACGTGAGCATCGTGAGAGAGGGCTGGCTCCACAAGAGAGGTGAGGACGATGGCGGTCGATGGTCTCTCGCAATTCCCTCCTCTTATCTGCTCCAGCCACAGTCAGCCCAAACTACACGGAAAATGAGTCCTGTGAACCCAAGCTCAGAAACGCTGTCAGAACCCGCAACTCCCAGCTCTCGCCCCTCACGCTGGAGGTCGTCTCCAGTTCCTCCTGTCAGTGTTTCCCTGGTAACCGTGAAGGTGTGTGGCTGTTTGCAGGTGAGTACATCAAGACCTGGCGGCCTCGGTACTTCATTCTGAAGAGCGATGGCTCCTTTATCGGCTACAAAGAGAAGCCGGAGATGTCCGACCCCAGCCTGCCCCCTCTCAACAACTTCTCCGTGGCAGGTCAGTCGCTGGGCCGGGGGGCTGGCACTGGGGAGCACTCGGGAGTGGGGTGTATGTTTTGACCGTATATTCAGCAGCCTGAATGCTTATAGGCTGCATTGTTCAACAGGAACCACGCCCTACAGCAAAACCGATTCTGTACAGTAGTGGAGCAATTGCATGATATTGCTGTAGTCTTTATTTTCAAACTCCACCTTTTTCACTTTGTGACTATAAGTCACACTTCACTATGTAATATTTGAActctgcttgtttgtgtgtgcaccttGGAGTAGAATAAATGTACGATATTTTCTGTGGTAAAGGTAGGAGTCCCTTCTACATATAATGCATGTAAGACATATAATAACAGAAATCTTCTGAAAACTTCTTTTTCGTTCTTAGTAATCTGTGCACCTATGCTCGGTGAGGTACAACTGCAAAAGCCCCTTTCTGCAGCTTCTGGTCATGAAGACGGTTTAATAGCATTGAGCTGCGAAAACAGCTCTTTATTAGAGCAGCTTGGGATGGGTTAGGTGAGGGTGTGTCGGAGTGGTTTGGTGGTGGTGCGTTGAATGCAAAAGGGTGTCCTCTGCCTCAGAGTGCCAGCTGATGAAGACTGAGAGGCCCCGCCCCAACACCTTCGTCATCCGCTGCCTGCAGTGGACCACGGTCATCGAGCGCACCTTCCACGTGGACAGCCATGAGGAGAGGTGAGAGCAGATGGGGAGTAAGACATGATACAGGAGCGCAGGACTCGCCAGCGCTCCAATTACAGGGGCCTTTTGTGCTTagagccccccccccgggtTACACAAGCATGCCGCCGCCGCAAGAGTCATAATCAAACAGTTACACAAGCTTGCCGAAGATGGAGACAAAGAAACTGCCTCCATGTGTCACcattacacaagcacacatcaTGCAGGTGCTCTCCCACATGGCCGCTGGGGGCTTACGCTGATGTAGGTGCGCTCTCTGTCCTCGCAAACAGCTctccacctgtcacctgtcagtCTCGcttcatctttctctctgtctcactctgtcctATGTCCTTTCTCCCTTCTGCCTGGCTCCCCCTCTCAAAgatgtctatatatatatatatatctagatctctctctttcttcctccatctctgtgtgaacctctctgtcaccctccaTTTCCGTGTATaagcctctctttctctccctccatctctctatGTAAacctctctccgtccctctgtCTCTCGATGTAAACCTcgctttctcttttcctccccccatctctgtgtctgaacctctctctctctctctctctctctctccctctccctctccctctctctctttcagggaGGAGTGGATACGGACGATCCAGGCAGTCGCTAACGGCCTGAAATCacgagaggaggaggagcccaTGGACATGGACAAGTTTGGCTCTCCCAGCGACAACAGTGGCATGGAGGAGATGGAAGTGGCTATGTCCAAGTCTCACTCCAAAGTGGTCAGTGTCCACAGTGCCTCTTCCGTCTgcctctccccatctgtcagATACTGTTTGCTGTGTTCCCGTCTCTTCATTGGTTCTTCGGTTTTGTCTGTAGTTTGATTCTTCAGTAACAATCCCGATTCCATTGGCCCTTTAATACCATTTCTCTGTTCTATGGCTCTACAGAACGGGGGACGTAAACCTATGGTTTAGCAATATCAGTACTCAGTCAACAATATAGAATTCACTTCGATACGATGTGATGGGATCTGATAGATTTTGATGTAATGAGATTCAGCTTGCAGATATGCAGAGTATGTAAGTATTAGTTCATTATATGCCACTGAAATGACACTCAGTGTTGAAAGCTAGCTGGGATTGTTGCAAGCACTTGAGTTTCATGTAATATAAATTTTTTAAGAACTCAATGGTATGGATCAATTTTCACACGCAACACGGAGGCAGCTCTATGGTTGCGTCTGTATTCACGCAGTGATTTGAATCAGTGTACAGTTACATCCCTGTGCAGTATTATGTGAGTCTGGCTCCTCAGTcttgtgcctgtgtctgttcGCCACCCCAGACCATGAGCGACTTTGACTACCTGAAGCTGCTGGGGAAGGGCACCTTCGGAAAGGTTATCCTGGTGCGGGAGAAGGCCACAGGGATGTACTACGCCATGAAGATCCTTCGCAAGGAGGTCATCATCGCCAAGgcaggtttggggggggggggcggcttcACTCTGTGTGGGTTGCCGTGACTCCACACGCCTCAATATGACTCCTCACACCTGTGTGTTGGGGGATGTGTGCATCACACACTGCCATCAGTGGATCACCTTAGATCcatgtcagagagaggagaggaatgtAAATAGGTAGACTGGCGCAAAGGACTTAAAGCAAAATAAGAATTTAAGTTTTCCTTTGGTGTAAAACCCACAGTTGACAAGCTGAGCATTTTCTCTGGGTTAAAATTAGCTGTGCTCACTGCATCGTGCTACAGCATGGTGGTCAGGACACCAGACTGCAAGTTGCAGCTTCAGGCTGCAGATAACCTTTGCGCCTGCACACCGGCGCCTGAGAGCGGCGACACCTCGTCAGCCTGTGTGATCACAGCCGCCGCCGACGCGCGCGCCTGGAAACCGCTTCTGCTGCTGTGatggcgcgtgtgtgtgtgtgtgtctctccgcAGGACGAGGTGGcgcacacagtgacagagagcagggtcCTGCAGAACACAAGGCACCCGTTTCTAACTGTGAGTACCGCACTCCCGCACATTCTCGCACGGGCGCGCGGGCGAGCGTGCGCACTCCAGCGCTCGCTTTTGTAAAACGTTTTAACAGCGTTGCGCAGTGCGCCGCACCAGCGTTCCGAGAGGAACCTCAAGGAGAAATCAGGAAATGGTTGTCTTTGCTTGGATTGCTGCTACTGGCAACACTGAGCGTCTTTCTTCTCTGCCGCGCAGACACTAAAGTACGCTTTCCAGACTCACGACCGCCTGTGCTTTGTGATGGAGTATGCCAATGGAGGGGAGGTGAGTGCCGTgtatctctcacacacgctcacttgCTCAGACACTCACACGTCCAATGCAGAGTTGTACCATTGTCCCAATTGATTGGTCTCAAAAACTAAAGGTAAAGGTAttctttgtctgtctgcctctgtttctctccccctctgtctctatctatctcactgtttctctctgcttcgTTTCTCCTTCATcgttcttgctctctctttctcgctccctcccttcctcatgctccctctttctcactccctccctcgctccccccAGCTGTTCTTCCACCTCTCCCGGGAGCGTGTGTTCACAGAGGACCGAGCACGCTTCTATGGTGCTGAGATTGTGTCGGCGCTGGAGTATCTGCACTCGCGAGATGTCGTTTACAGGGACCTCAAGGTGGGGCAGATGGCTAAACCCTTGTGTGTTTATGA
This genomic interval carries:
- the akt2 gene encoding RAC-beta serine/threonine-protein kinase, with translation MNDVSIVREGWLHKRGEYIKTWRPRYFILKSDGSFIGYKEKPEMSDPSLPPLNNFSVAECQLMKTERPRPNTFVIRCLQWTTVIERTFHVDSHEEREEWIRTIQAVANGLKSREEEEPMDMDKFGSPSDNSGMEEMEVAMSKSHSKVTMSDFDYLKLLGKGTFGKVILVREKATGMYYAMKILRKEVIIAKDEVAHTVTESRVLQNTRHPFLTTLKYAFQTHDRLCFVMEYANGGELFFHLSRERVFTEDRARFYGAEIVSALEYLHSRDVVYRDLKLENLMLDKDGHIKITDFGLCKEGISDGATMKTFCGTPEYLAPEVLEDNDYGRAVDWWGLGVVMYEMMCGRLPFYNQDHERLFELILMEEIRFPRNLSPEAKSLLAGLLKKDPKQRLGGGPDDAKEVMSHKFFTLINWQDVLQKKLIPLFKPQVTSETDTRYFDDEFTAQTITVTPPDKYDSLDCEDPDQRTHFPQFSYSASIRE